From the Streptomyces pluripotens genome, one window contains:
- the uraH gene encoding hydroxyisourate hydrolase, whose amino-acid sequence MSTSTTTSVSTHILDTSVGRPAESVAVHLSARTGRGTDWQALGGSATDADGRCKDLPALPEGTTHVRLDFAVEPYFEKKQADAQQDAPANRDSGAQSVFFPEVAITFAVVPGEHYHVPLLLNPFGYSVYRGS is encoded by the coding sequence ATGAGCACCAGCACCACCACCTCCGTGTCCACGCACATCCTGGACACCTCCGTCGGCCGTCCCGCGGAGAGCGTCGCCGTTCACCTTTCCGCCCGGACCGGGCGGGGAACGGACTGGCAGGCGCTCGGCGGCTCCGCGACCGACGCTGACGGCCGGTGCAAGGACCTGCCGGCGCTGCCGGAAGGGACCACCCACGTACGGCTGGACTTCGCCGTCGAGCCGTATTTCGAGAAGAAGCAAGCCGATGCGCAGCAGGACGCCCCCGCGAATCGGGACAGCGGTGCGCAGTCCGTGTTCTTCCCGGAGGTGGCGATCACGTTCGCCGTGGTCCCCGGGGAGCACTACCACGTACCGCTGCTGCTCAACCCGTTCGGCTACTCCGTTTACCGAGGGAGCTAG
- a CDS encoding pyridoxal phosphate-dependent aminotransferase: MEFRQSNKLSEVCYEIRGPVIEHANALEEAGHSVLRLNTGNPAAFGFEAPEEIVQDMIRMLPQAHGYTDSRGILSARRAVAQRYQNLGLDVGVEDVYLGNGVSELVSMAVQALVEDGDEILVPAPDFPLWTATTTLSGGRAVHYVCDEQADWNPDLADMASKITDRTKAVVIINPNNPTGAVYPKEVVEGILDLARQHGLMVFADEIYDQILYDDAVHHSAAALAPDLVVLTFCGLSKTYRVAGFRSGWLVVTGPRQHAKDYLEGLTMLASMRLCANAPAQYAIQAALGGRQSIRDLTLPGGRLHEQRNTAWQKLNEIPGVSCVKPRGALYAFPRIDPTVHRIHDDERFVLDLLLREKIQVVQGTGFNWPSPDHFRILTLPHADDLEAAIGRIGRFLSGYRQ; encoded by the coding sequence ATGGAGTTCCGACAGTCGAACAAGCTCAGCGAGGTCTGCTACGAGATCCGCGGCCCGGTGATCGAGCACGCCAACGCGCTGGAGGAGGCGGGGCACAGCGTGCTCCGGCTGAACACCGGCAACCCCGCGGCCTTCGGCTTCGAGGCACCGGAGGAAATCGTCCAGGACATGATCCGGATGCTGCCGCAGGCGCACGGCTATACGGACTCGCGCGGCATCCTCTCCGCCCGCCGCGCGGTCGCCCAGCGCTATCAGAACCTGGGCCTCGACGTCGGCGTGGAAGACGTCTACCTGGGCAACGGCGTCTCGGAGCTGGTCTCCATGGCCGTACAGGCCCTGGTCGAGGACGGTGACGAAATCCTCGTCCCTGCACCGGACTTCCCTCTCTGGACGGCCACGACGACCCTGTCCGGCGGACGCGCGGTCCACTACGTGTGCGACGAACAGGCCGACTGGAACCCGGACCTGGCCGACATGGCGTCGAAGATCACGGACCGTACCAAGGCCGTGGTCATCATCAACCCCAACAACCCCACCGGCGCGGTCTACCCCAAGGAGGTCGTCGAAGGCATCCTGGACCTGGCCCGCCAGCACGGGCTGATGGTGTTCGCCGACGAGATCTACGACCAGATCCTCTACGACGACGCGGTCCACCACTCCGCCGCCGCGCTCGCCCCCGACCTGGTCGTGCTCACCTTCTGCGGCCTGTCGAAGACGTACCGGGTGGCAGGCTTCCGCTCCGGCTGGCTGGTCGTCACGGGCCCCAGGCAGCATGCGAAGGACTACCTGGAGGGTCTGACCATGCTGGCCTCCATGCGCCTGTGCGCCAACGCACCCGCCCAGTACGCGATCCAGGCCGCGCTGGGCGGACGCCAGTCCATCCGCGACCTCACCCTGCCCGGGGGGCGGTTGCACGAGCAGCGGAACACCGCCTGGCAGAAGCTCAACGAGATCCCCGGCGTGAGCTGCGTGAAGCCCAGGGGAGCCCTCTACGCGTTCCCGCGCATCGATCCCACGGTGCACCGGATCCACGACGACGAAAGGTTCGTCCTCGACCTTCTCCTCCGCGAGAAGATCCAGGTCGTCCAGGGCACGGGTTTCAACTGGCCCTCCCCCGATCACTTCCGCATCCTGACGTTGCCGCACGCGGACGACTTGGAAGCGGCGATCGGCAGGATCGGGCGGTTCCTCAGCGGGTACCGGCAGTAG
- a CDS encoding 8-oxoguanine deaminase: MAPSAAQRIVIENCAIATVDAGDTEYARGHLVLAGNRIESVGAGRAPEGLENVVRRIDASGHLATPGLVNTHHHFYQWITRGLATDHNLFNWLVALYPTWARIDEQMTYSAAQGSLAMMARGGVTTAMDHHYVFPHGSGDLSGSIIKAAAEMGVRFTLARGSMDRSEKDGGLPPDFAVETLQGALAATEETVRKHHDPSFDAMTQVAVAPCSPFSVSTELMREGAELARRLGVRLHTHGSETVEEEKFCHELFGMGPTDYFESTGWLGADVWMAHCVHMTDSDIAAFARTKTGVAHCPSSNARLAAGIARVPDMLRAGVPVGLGVDGTASNESGELHTELRNALLINRLGPHREAALNARQALRLGTYGGAQVLGRAEQTGSLEPGKLADLVLWRMDTLAHASIADPVTALVFGAAAPVTASFVDGRQIVENGRLLTADEDAIARSTRQEAQRLARITAQA, from the coding sequence ATGGCACCATCGGCAGCCCAGCGCATCGTCATCGAGAACTGCGCGATCGCGACCGTGGACGCGGGCGACACGGAGTACGCCCGCGGGCACCTGGTCCTCGCCGGCAACCGGATCGAGTCGGTTGGCGCGGGCCGTGCCCCCGAAGGCCTGGAGAACGTGGTGCGCCGGATCGACGCGAGCGGCCATCTGGCCACGCCCGGACTGGTCAACACCCACCACCACTTCTACCAGTGGATCACCCGGGGCCTGGCCACCGACCACAACCTGTTCAACTGGCTGGTCGCGCTCTACCCCACCTGGGCGCGCATCGACGAGCAGATGACCTACTCGGCCGCACAGGGGTCCCTCGCCATGATGGCCCGCGGTGGTGTCACCACGGCCATGGACCACCACTACGTCTTCCCGCATGGTTCCGGCGACCTGTCCGGTTCGATCATCAAGGCCGCCGCCGAGATGGGCGTGCGCTTCACCCTGGCACGCGGCTCGATGGACCGCAGTGAGAAGGACGGAGGCCTGCCGCCGGACTTCGCCGTCGAGACGCTTCAGGGCGCCCTCGCGGCGACGGAGGAGACCGTCAGGAAGCACCACGATCCCTCCTTCGACGCCATGACGCAGGTGGCGGTCGCCCCCTGCTCGCCGTTCTCCGTCTCCACCGAACTCATGCGCGAGGGCGCTGAACTGGCCCGCCGGCTGGGCGTACGCCTGCACACCCACGGTTCGGAGACCGTAGAGGAGGAGAAGTTCTGCCACGAACTGTTCGGCATGGGCCCGACCGACTACTTCGAGTCCACGGGCTGGCTCGGTGCCGATGTGTGGATGGCGCACTGCGTCCACATGACCGACTCCGACATCGCCGCCTTCGCCCGTACGAAGACCGGTGTCGCCCACTGCCCCTCCTCCAACGCCCGGCTCGCGGCCGGGATCGCCCGCGTCCCCGACATGCTCAGGGCGGGCGTCCCGGTGGGCCTCGGCGTCGACGGCACCGCCTCCAACGAGTCCGGCGAACTCCACACCGAACTGCGCAACGCCCTGTTGATCAACCGCCTCGGCCCGCACCGCGAGGCCGCGTTGAACGCCCGCCAGGCGCTGCGGCTCGGTACCTACGGGGGTGCCCAGGTTCTCGGCCGGGCGGAACAGACCGGCTCGCTGGAGCCGGGCAAGCTGGCCGACCTGGTGCTGTGGCGGATGGACACGCTCGCCCACGCCTCCATCGCCGATCCGGTGACGGCGCTGGTGTTCGGCGCGGCGGCGCCGGTCACCGCGTCCTTCGTGGACGGCCGCCAGATCGTCGAGAACGGTCGTCTCCTCACCGCCGACGAGGACGCCATCGCCCGCTCCACCCGTCAGGAGGCCCAGCGCCTGGCCCGGATCACCGCCCAGGCCTGA
- a CDS encoding catalase, producing MRVFKARTLTTESGAPVADNQNSTSAGVGGPLLIQDQHLLEKLARFNRERIPERVVHARGSGAYGHFEVTDDVTSFTHADFLSEIGKRTEVFVRFSTVADSLGGADAVRDPRGFAVKFYTEQGNYDLVGNNTPVFFIKDPIKFPDFIHSQKRDPFTGKQEPDNVWDFWAHAPEATHQVTWLMGDRGIPASYRHMNGYGSHTYQWTNTAGEAFFVKYHFKTNQGIRCLSSEQAAETAGKDPSSHQTDLLQAIERGVHPSWTLYVQLMPAAEAADYRFNPFDLTKVWPHRDYPLQRVGRLVLDRNPDNVFAEVEQAAFSPNNFVPGIGPSPDKMLQGRLFAYADAHRYRLGVNHTQLPVNAPKAVPGGAQNYGRDGHMALNSQGRHAKNYEPNSYDGPVETGRPLSAPLAVNGHSGTHEAPLHTKDDAFYQAGELYRLMSAEEKSRLIANIAGGLSQVSRDDVIEKNLAHFHAADPEYGRRVEEAVRALRED from the coding sequence ATGCGCGTGTTCAAGGCGCGAACTCTCACCACGGAGTCTGGCGCACCAGTCGCAGACAACCAGAACTCCACCTCCGCCGGCGTCGGCGGCCCGCTGCTGATCCAGGACCAACACCTCCTGGAGAAGCTCGCGCGCTTCAACCGCGAGCGCATCCCGGAGCGCGTGGTGCACGCCCGTGGCTCCGGCGCCTACGGTCACTTCGAGGTGACGGACGACGTCACCAGCTTCACCCACGCCGACTTCCTCAGCGAGATCGGCAAGCGCACCGAGGTGTTCGTGCGCTTCTCCACGGTCGCCGACTCCCTCGGCGGCGCGGACGCCGTCCGCGACCCGCGCGGCTTCGCGGTGAAGTTCTACACCGAGCAGGGCAACTACGACCTCGTCGGCAACAACACCCCGGTGTTCTTCATCAAGGACCCGATCAAGTTCCCCGATTTCATCCACTCGCAGAAGCGGGACCCGTTCACCGGCAAGCAGGAGCCGGACAACGTCTGGGACTTCTGGGCCCACGCCCCCGAGGCGACGCACCAGGTGACCTGGCTAATGGGTGACCGCGGCATCCCCGCGTCCTACCGCCACATGAACGGCTACGGCTCGCACACCTACCAGTGGACGAACACCGCGGGCGAGGCCTTCTTCGTCAAGTACCACTTCAAGACCAATCAGGGCATCCGCTGTCTGAGCAGCGAGCAGGCCGCGGAGACCGCGGGCAAGGACCCCAGTTCGCACCAGACCGACCTGCTCCAGGCGATTGAGCGCGGGGTCCACCCGTCCTGGACGCTGTACGTCCAGCTCATGCCTGCGGCCGAGGCGGCGGACTACCGCTTCAACCCGTTCGACCTGACCAAGGTGTGGCCGCACCGGGACTACCCGCTGCAGCGCGTGGGCCGCCTGGTCCTGGACCGCAACCCGGACAACGTCTTCGCCGAAGTCGAGCAGGCCGCGTTCTCCCCGAACAACTTCGTGCCCGGCATCGGACCGTCCCCGGACAAGATGCTCCAGGGCCGCCTGTTCGCCTACGCGGACGCCCATCGCTACCGGCTCGGCGTGAACCACACCCAGCTCCCGGTGAACGCCCCGAAGGCGGTGCCGGGCGGCGCCCAGAACTACGGCCGCGACGGCCACATGGCGCTCAACTCCCAGGGGCGGCACGCCAAGAACTACGAGCCGAACTCCTACGACGGCCCGGTGGAGACCGGCCGCCCCCTGTCGGCCCCGCTCGCGGTGAACGGCCACAGCGGCACCCACGAGGCCCCGCTCCACACCAAGGACGACGCCTTCTACCAGGCCGGCGAGTTGTACCGGCTGATGTCCGCGGAGGAGAAGTCCCGTCTGATCGCCAACATCGCCGGCGGCCTCTCGCAAGTCTCCCGCGACGACGTGATCGAGAAGAACCTGGCCCACTTCCACGCCGCCGACCCGGAGTACGGCAGGCGCGTGGAGGAGGCGGTCCGCGCCCTGCGCGAGGACTGA
- the pucL gene encoding factor-independent urate hydroxylase, producing the protein MAENSRPARPVVLGQNQYGKAENRVVKITRDGATHHIKDLNVSVALSGDMDDVHYSGSNAHVLPTDTTKNTVFAKAREHGIESAEQFGIHLARHFVTSQEVIHRARIRIEEYAWERIESSDANSKFIGADEVKHSFVRKGQETRLTEITYDGEQWQVISGLKDLTVLNSTNSEFWGYIKDKYTTLQEAYDRILATSVAAQWRFNWTDDEQKMPNWEKSYEQVRKHMLQAFAETYSLSLQQTLYQMGSRIINNRSEIDEVRFSLPNKHHFLVDLEPFGLKNDNEVYFAADRPYGLIEGTVVRDGCEARIPVDMTNL; encoded by the coding sequence ATGGCAGAAAATTCCCGCCCGGCCCGCCCTGTGGTCCTGGGACAGAACCAGTACGGCAAGGCCGAGAACCGAGTGGTCAAGATCACGCGGGACGGCGCCACCCACCACATCAAGGACCTCAACGTCTCCGTGGCGCTCAGCGGCGACATGGACGACGTCCACTACTCCGGCTCCAACGCCCACGTCCTGCCCACCGACACCACCAAGAACACGGTGTTCGCGAAGGCCAGGGAACACGGCATCGAGTCCGCCGAGCAGTTCGGTATCCACCTCGCCCGCCACTTCGTCACCTCGCAAGAGGTGATCCACCGGGCGCGGATCCGCATCGAGGAGTACGCCTGGGAGCGGATCGAGTCCTCCGACGCCAACTCCAAGTTCATCGGCGCCGACGAGGTCAAGCACTCCTTCGTCCGCAAGGGCCAGGAGACCCGCCTGACCGAGATCACCTACGACGGCGAGCAGTGGCAGGTCATCTCCGGCCTCAAGGACCTGACGGTGTTGAACTCGACCAACTCCGAGTTCTGGGGCTACATCAAGGACAAGTACACGACCCTCCAGGAGGCCTACGACCGCATCCTGGCCACATCGGTCGCGGCCCAGTGGCGGTTCAACTGGACCGACGACGAGCAGAAGATGCCCAACTGGGAGAAGTCCTACGAGCAGGTCAGGAAACACATGCTCCAGGCCTTCGCCGAGACTTACTCGCTCTCGCTGCAGCAGACGCTGTATCAGATGGGCTCGCGCATCATCAACAACCGCAGCGAGATCGACGAGGTCCGCTTCTCGCTGCCCAACAAGCACCACTTCCTCGTCGACCTGGAGCCCTTCGGGCTGAAGAACGACAACGAGGTGTACTTCGCCGCCGACCGCCCCTACGGCCTCATCGAGGGCACGGTCGTGCGCGATGGCTGTGAGGCCCGTATCCCGGTCGACATGACCAATCTCTGA
- a CDS encoding histidine phosphatase family protein, which translates to MGDLFLVRHGETEWSRSGRHTGWTDVPLTEHGRDEARRLVPLIRSHRIGAAFVSPLQRARETAQLIGIHDARVDTDLREWDYGGYEGVTTTEIHRRRPGWFLFTDGVLPGPPEHPGESVEQVGERADRMLDKADAALANTEGVVVLIAHGHFLRVLTARRLGLQPDHGALFQLATGTLCRLSTEHGRPVVAGWNIRPPQ; encoded by the coding sequence GTGGGTGACCTCTTTCTGGTCCGGCACGGTGAGACCGAGTGGTCACGGTCCGGACGACACACCGGCTGGACGGACGTACCGCTCACCGAGCACGGTCGGGACGAGGCGAGGCGCCTGGTCCCGTTGATCCGCTCGCACCGGATCGGGGCGGCGTTCGTCAGCCCGCTGCAGCGGGCCCGCGAGACCGCCCAGCTCATCGGGATCCACGACGCACGGGTGGACACCGACCTGCGCGAGTGGGACTACGGCGGGTACGAGGGCGTGACCACCACGGAGATCCACCGGCGCAGGCCCGGCTGGTTCTTGTTCACGGACGGGGTCCTACCCGGGCCCCCAGAGCATCCGGGCGAGAGCGTGGAGCAGGTCGGGGAACGCGCCGACCGGATGCTGGACAAGGCCGACGCGGCCCTCGCCAACACCGAGGGCGTGGTCGTCTTGATCGCCCACGGCCACTTCCTGCGCGTGCTCACCGCCCGTCGCCTGGGACTGCAGCCGGATCACGGGGCGCTGTTCCAACTGGCGACGGGGACGTTGTGCCGGCTCAGCACGGAGCACGGGCGGCCGGTGGTGGCGGGGTGGAACATTCGGCCACCGCAGTAA
- a CDS encoding TIM barrel protein, with amino-acid sequence MGFADQRFNVNLSILFTELPLLERPAAAAASGFTAVELWWPWIDSPTPDQRQLDALKKAIEDAGVHLTGLNFYAGRLPGPDRGALSVPGAEAERFRANIEVTADFAASLDCKALNALYGNRVEGVDPAEQDALALENLVLAAQAADRIGAILLVEALNQPESPSYPLVSAPAAVEVVDRVNATTGLRNAKFLMDLYHLSMNGEDLPSVIEQYAAKTGHVQIADNPGRGAPGTGSLPLEELLDRLRKAGYDGWVGLEYKPGDRPSAETFEWLPREAR; translated from the coding sequence ATGGGATTCGCAGACCAGCGCTTCAACGTCAACCTGTCGATCCTCTTCACGGAACTCCCGCTCCTGGAGCGCCCCGCGGCAGCCGCGGCGTCGGGCTTCACCGCGGTCGAACTGTGGTGGCCCTGGATCGACTCCCCGACCCCCGACCAGCGCCAACTCGACGCCCTGAAGAAGGCGATCGAGGACGCGGGCGTCCACCTCACGGGGCTGAACTTCTACGCGGGACGACTGCCGGGCCCGGACCGCGGCGCACTGTCCGTCCCCGGCGCGGAGGCGGAGAGGTTCCGCGCCAACATCGAGGTGACCGCCGACTTCGCCGCTTCCCTCGACTGCAAGGCCCTCAACGCCCTGTACGGCAACCGCGTCGAGGGCGTGGACCCGGCCGAGCAGGACGCCCTCGCCCTGGAGAACCTGGTGCTCGCCGCACAGGCCGCCGACCGGATCGGCGCGATCCTGCTGGTCGAGGCGCTGAACCAGCCCGAGTCACCGTCGTACCCGCTGGTGTCGGCGCCCGCGGCGGTGGAGGTCGTCGACCGGGTCAACGCGACGACGGGGCTGCGGAACGCGAAATTTCTCATGGACCTGTACCACCTGTCGATGAACGGCGAGGACCTGCCGTCGGTGATCGAGCAGTACGCGGCGAAGACCGGCCATGTACAGATCGCCGACAACCCCGGCCGCGGCGCCCCCGGGACGGGCTCACTCCCGCTGGAGGAGCTGCTCGACCGACTGAGGAAGGCCGGCTACGACGGCTGGGTCGGACTGGAGTACAAGCCCGGCGACCGCCCGAGCGCCGAGACCTTCGAGTGGCTCCCGCGCGAAGCGCGCTGA
- a CDS encoding 2-hydroxy-3-oxopropionate reductase → MSNTLPKIAWIGLGIMGSPMSENLIKAGYQVTGFTLEQEKLDRLAAAGGTAAGSLAEAVRDADVIVTMVPASPQVEAISYGPDGILENARKGALLIDMSSITPQTSVDLATAARDKGIRVLDAPVSGGEAGAVEAVLSIMVGGEQADFEQARPVFEALGKTIVRCGPHGSGQTVKAANQLIVAVNIQACAEAVVFLEKSGVDLEAALDVLNGGLAGSTVLTRKKDNFLGRDFKPGFRIDLHHKDMGIVTDAARNVGAALPVGAVVAQLVASLRAQGDGGLDHSALLRAVERLSGAQL, encoded by the coding sequence ATGAGCAACACCCTCCCCAAGATCGCGTGGATCGGTCTCGGCATCATGGGCTCCCCCATGTCCGAGAACCTGATCAAGGCGGGCTACCAGGTCACCGGGTTCACCTTGGAGCAGGAGAAGCTGGACCGGCTGGCCGCCGCCGGCGGCACCGCGGCCGGCTCCCTGGCGGAGGCGGTCCGGGACGCCGACGTGATCGTCACGATGGTGCCCGCCTCCCCGCAGGTCGAGGCCATCTCCTACGGCCCGGACGGCATCCTGGAGAACGCCCGGAAGGGCGCCCTGCTGATCGACATGTCCTCGATCACCCCGCAGACCTCCGTCGACCTGGCCACCGCCGCCAGGGACAAGGGCATCCGGGTCCTGGACGCCCCGGTGTCCGGTGGCGAGGCCGGCGCCGTCGAGGCAGTGTTGTCGATCATGGTCGGTGGCGAGCAGGCCGACTTCGAGCAGGCCAGGCCGGTGTTCGAGGCCCTCGGCAAGACCATCGTGCGGTGCGGCCCACACGGCTCCGGCCAGACCGTGAAGGCCGCCAACCAGCTGATCGTCGCCGTGAACATCCAGGCGTGCGCCGAGGCGGTGGTCTTCCTGGAGAAGTCGGGGGTGGACCTGGAGGCCGCGCTGGACGTGCTCAACGGCGGACTGGCGGGTTCCACCGTACTGACCCGCAAGAAGGACAACTTCCTGGGTCGGGACTTCAAGCCGGGCTTCCGCATCGACCTGCACCACAAGGACATGGGCATCGTCACCGACGCCGCCCGCAACGTCGGCGCCGCCCTGCCGGTCGGTGCCGTGGTCGCCCAACTGGTCGCCTCGCTGCGCGCCCAGGGTGACGGAGGCCTGGACCACTCGGCCTTGCTGCGGGCCGTGGAGCGCCTCTCCGGCGCCCAGCTCTGA
- the uraD gene encoding 2-oxo-4-hydroxy-4-carboxy-5-ureidoimidazoline decarboxylase: protein MTSTSTPSGLARFNDLEDSAAFATLHEACASAAWARQLLAARPYATLEDLYAASDAAMAELTTADLEEAMAGHPPIGRPRPGDPASAREQRGMAGASEELKAEMLELNLTYQERFGHVFLICATGRTGEQMRDAARERIDNAPEKEREIVRTELGKINRIRLARLVEEDA from the coding sequence GTGACGTCGACTTCCACGCCCTCGGGTCTGGCCCGGTTCAACGATCTGGAGGACAGCGCGGCCTTCGCAACCCTTCACGAGGCGTGCGCGTCCGCCGCATGGGCCCGACAACTACTCGCCGCCCGCCCCTACGCCACCCTGGAGGACCTCTACGCCGCCAGCGACGCCGCCATGGCCGAGCTGACGACCGCGGACCTGGAGGAGGCGATGGCCGGGCATCCGCCGATCGGGCGCCCCAGGCCCGGCGACCCGGCCTCGGCACGCGAACAGCGCGGCATGGCCGGCGCCTCGGAGGAACTCAAGGCCGAGATGCTCGAACTCAACCTGACGTACCAGGAGAGGTTCGGCCACGTCTTCCTCATCTGCGCCACCGGCAGGACCGGCGAGCAGATGCGGGACGCAGCCAGGGAGCGGATCGACAACGCGCCGGAGAAGGAGCGGGAGATCGTCCGCACCGAGCTGGGAAAGATCAACCGCATCCGACTGGCCCGACTCGTCGAAGAGGACGCCTGA
- a CDS encoding helix-turn-helix domain-containing protein — MTGDEPFIAAVKPLVDAMGGELLPPDEAGPEDVVLAWEGADAVAVRLPQLADSLDHILAAMERRRGRPLADLDRKSKQEVVRILEARGAFAVRHGVETVASALGVSRFTVYNYLNREKGA, encoded by the coding sequence ATGACCGGGGACGAGCCCTTCATCGCGGCCGTGAAACCGCTGGTCGACGCGATGGGTGGGGAACTGCTTCCACCGGACGAGGCCGGCCCCGAGGACGTCGTCCTGGCCTGGGAGGGGGCCGACGCCGTCGCCGTGCGCCTGCCTCAGCTGGCCGATTCCCTCGACCACATCCTGGCTGCCATGGAACGCAGGCGGGGGCGACCGCTGGCGGACCTGGACCGCAAGTCCAAGCAGGAAGTCGTGCGCATCCTGGAAGCCCGCGGGGCCTTCGCCGTGCGGCACGGTGTGGAGACCGTGGCGAGCGCGCTCGGCGTCAGCCGCTTCACCGTCTACAACTACCTCAACCGGGAGAAGGGGGCCTGA
- a CDS encoding nucleobase:cation symporter-2 family protein: protein MAAHPVDEKLPALKMATSGLQHVAAMYAGVVAPPLIIGAAVGLTATDLTFLTGACLFTAGLATLLQTLGVWKIGARLPFVNGVTFAGVAPMTAVVASTRDKSDALPVIFGAVVVAGLLGFLAAPFFSKAVRFFPPVVTGSVITLIGVSLLPVAFGWAQGPDPKAGDYGSVTYLTLAGVTLAIVLLLRRFTRGFVKQIAVLLGLIAGTLLAVPFGVTDFGPVAHADVVGFPTPFHFGTPQFRPAAILSLCVVMVVSMTESTADILALGEIVERPADERTIAAGLRADTLGSALSPLFNGFMCSAFAQNIGLVAMTRIRSRYVVATAGGFLVLMGLCPMAASLIAVVPRPVLGGAGVVLFGSVAASGIQTLVRAGLDRDGNILTVAVSLAVGMIPITAPAFYHSFPETAKIVLDSGISTGCVAAVVLNLLFNHLGKGREAQDATRPVEAGEEIAAAH from the coding sequence GTGGCCGCCCATCCTGTTGACGAAAAGCTTCCCGCCCTCAAAATGGCGACCAGCGGACTGCAGCACGTGGCCGCCATGTACGCCGGAGTCGTCGCCCCGCCCCTGATCATCGGCGCGGCCGTGGGCCTGACCGCGACCGACCTGACCTTCCTCACCGGCGCCTGCTTGTTCACCGCCGGCCTCGCCACCCTTCTCCAGACCCTGGGCGTCTGGAAGATCGGCGCCCGGCTGCCCTTCGTCAACGGCGTCACGTTCGCCGGGGTAGCCCCCATGACCGCCGTCGTCGCCTCCACCCGGGACAAGTCCGACGCCCTGCCGGTCATCTTCGGCGCGGTCGTCGTCGCTGGCCTCCTCGGCTTCCTGGCCGCCCCCTTCTTCAGCAAGGCGGTCCGTTTCTTCCCCCCGGTCGTCACCGGCTCCGTCATCACCCTGATCGGCGTGTCGCTGCTGCCGGTCGCCTTCGGCTGGGCCCAGGGACCCGACCCGAAGGCCGGTGACTACGGTTCGGTCACCTATCTCACCCTCGCCGGCGTCACCTTGGCCATCGTTCTGCTGTTGCGCCGCTTCACCCGCGGTTTCGTCAAGCAGATCGCCGTCCTGCTCGGCCTGATCGCCGGTACGCTCCTCGCCGTACCCTTCGGCGTCACCGACTTCGGCCCCGTCGCGCACGCCGACGTGGTGGGCTTCCCGACCCCGTTCCACTTCGGCACCCCCCAGTTCCGGCCGGCCGCCATCCTCTCGCTGTGCGTGGTGATGGTGGTGTCGATGACCGAGTCCACCGCCGACATCCTGGCGTTGGGCGAGATCGTCGAACGCCCCGCGGACGAGAGGACCATCGCGGCCGGCCTGCGCGCCGACACCCTCGGCTCCGCGCTCAGCCCGCTCTTCAACGGCTTCATGTGCAGCGCCTTCGCCCAGAACATCGGTCTGGTGGCGATGACACGGATCCGCAGCCGGTACGTCGTCGCCACCGCCGGCGGCTTCCTGGTCTTGATGGGCCTGTGCCCGATGGCCGCCTCGCTCATCGCGGTCGTGCCCCGACCCGTGCTCGGCGGCGCCGGCGTCGTGCTGTTCGGCTCGGTCGCCGCGAGTGGCATCCAGACCCTGGTGCGGGCCGGCCTCGACCGGGACGGCAACATCCTGACCGTGGCCGTCTCCCTGGCCGTCGGGATGATCCCGATCACCGCACCTGCGTTCTACCACTCCTTCCCCGAGACCGCGAAGATCGTCCTGGACTCGGGCATCTCGACCGGCTGCGTGGCCGCCGTGGTCCTCAACCTGCTCTTCAACCACCTGGGCAAGGGCCGCGAGGCACAGGACGCCACCCGTCCCGTGGAGGCGGGGGAGGAGATCGCCGCCGCACACTGA
- a CDS encoding acyl-CoA thioesterase, giving the protein MSEPFSVHVTVRGYETDVQGHLNQAVYINYAEHARWSLLRAAGVTQTGLIAQGVGPVALETTIRYRRELLAGDEVDVTCAFEWGGGKTFRIRQEVRRADGTVAAEITAVAGLMDLKERKLIADPGKVFKELAADPAPFGL; this is encoded by the coding sequence GTGAGCGAGCCGTTTTCCGTGCACGTGACCGTCCGCGGATACGAGACAGACGTCCAGGGCCACCTCAACCAGGCGGTGTACATCAACTACGCGGAGCACGCCCGCTGGTCGCTCCTGCGGGCAGCCGGGGTGACCCAGACCGGGCTGATCGCCCAGGGCGTGGGCCCGGTGGCGCTGGAAACGACGATTCGCTACCGGCGGGAACTGCTCGCCGGTGACGAGGTCGACGTGACGTGCGCGTTCGAATGGGGTGGTGGCAAAACCTTCCGCATCCGCCAGGAGGTGCGCAGGGCGGACGGCACGGTGGCGGCCGAGATCACCGCGGTCGCCGGGCTGATGGACCTCAAGGAGAGAAAGTTGATCGCCGATCCGGGCAAGGTGTTCAAGGAACTGGCGGCCGATCCAGCCCCCTTCGGTCTGTAG